A single window of Onychostoma macrolepis isolate SWU-2019 chromosome 16, ASM1243209v1, whole genome shotgun sequence DNA harbors:
- the upp1 gene encoding uridine phosphorylase 1: MPLGEEKNGASDRSIYVNNPHLDSMTDDILYHFNLGTSTHDLPAMFGDVKFVCVGGSPWRMKSFIEYIARELGLSEPNAEYPNICAGTDRYAMYKIGPVLSVSHGMGIPSISIMLHELIKLLYHSRCTDVTVVRIGTSGGIGLKPGTVVVTKQSVDSVFQPRLEQIILGKPVVRSTELDGELAEELLQCGKDLAEFETVIGNTMCTLDFYEGQARLDGAFCSYSEEDKQSYLAQAYAAGVRNIEMESSVFAAMCKLSNLRAAVVCVALLDRLKGDQLTSSHDVLNNYQQRPQVLVGHYIKKKLNASKKR; the protein is encoded by the exons atgccGCTGGGTGAAGAGAAGAACGGAGCCTCAGACAG GTCCATATATGTGAACAATCCCCATTTAGACTCCATGACAGATGACATCCTTTACCATTTTAACCTGGGAACATCCACTCACGACTTACCAGCCATGTTTGGAGACGTCAAA tttgtgtgtgtaggAGGAAGTCCATGGAGGATGAAGTCTTTCATTGAATACATTGCCAGAGAACTGGGGCTATCAGAGCCTAATGCTGAATACCCAAATATATGTGCAGGAACTGATCGCTATGCCATGTACAAAATTGGACCTGTGCTGTCTGTCAGC CATGGCATGGGCATCCCATCTATCTCTATAATGTTACATGAGCTTATCAAGCTCCTGTATCATTCCCGATGCACTGATGTCACCGTAGTGCGCATTGGAACGTCCGGTGGAATAG GATTAAAGCCAGGGACTGTGGTGGTTACCAAACAGTCAGTGGATTCTGTGTTCCAGCCTCGTCTTGAGCAGATCATCCTGGGTAAACCAGTGGTCAGGAGCACAGAACTGGATGGGGAACTTGCAGAGGAGCTGCTTCAGTGTGGCAAAGACCTTGCAGAGTTTGAGACTGTCATTGGTAACACAATGTGCACCCTTGACTTCTATGAAg GTCAAGCTCGGCTGGATGGGGCCTTCTGCTCATACAGCGAAGAAGATAAACAGAGCTATCTTGCCCAAGCCTATGCCGCTGGAGTTCGTAACATTGAAATGGAGTCATCGGTGTTTGCGGCCATGTGCAAACTGAGCAATCTTCGAG CTGCGGTTGTTTGTGTAGCACTGCTGGACAGACTGAAAGGAGACCAGCTGACCAGCTCTCATGATGTGCTGAATAACTACCAGCAGCGACCTCAGGTCTTGGTTGGacattacattaaaaagaaGCTGAATGCCTCTAAGAAAAGGTAG
- the gra gene encoding uncharacterized protein C8orf88 homolog, with protein MSETDSAVTEAGRFISENLKMDVSKRIIRNLEPARPLRRLNINQVPQSYAEIKPVEKPDNVIKVEHFYEILHLQSTSTQPKKKAERICYTRDFLIKLANCPMAKKKPEFLPEHPIVLENGRTNDVPEYFINNYNNNEDLAA; from the exons atgtCGGAGACAGACAGCGCGGTGACTGAGGCTGGACGCTTTATCAGTGAGAACTT AAAAATGGATGTGTCAAAGAGGATCATTAGAAATCTGGAACCAGCGAGACCATTGCGCCGTCTGAACATAAATCAAG TGCCTCAAAGCTATGCTGAAATTAAGCCGGTAGAAAAGCCA GACAATGTTATTAAAGTGGAGCATTTCTATGAAATCCTGCATCTTCAAAGCACCAGCACCCAACCAAAGAAGAAAG CCGAAAGAATTTGCTACACTCGGGACTTCCTCATCAAGTTGGCAAATTGTCCAATGGCTAAGAAGAAACCTGAGTTTTTACCAGAACATCCAATCGTTTTGGAGAATGGA AGAACAAATGATGTGCCTGAATACTTCATCAACAACTACAACAACAATGAGGACTT GGCTGCCTAA
- the rbm12bb gene encoding RNA binding motif protein 12Bb, whose amino-acid sequence MAVVIRLQGLRITAGSEDIRNFFTGLRIPDGGVHIVGGELEEAFIIFASDEDARRAMTRSGGCIKGSPVNLLLSSKSEMQSVLEESTRRSELKSRGMYKEVVKSPSAERGSLPFNKDPRADIRRPDHQEMRNRPSLSSFNETRHQREGSASERDEVYLKLTGMPFSATKENVYNFFDGLQIEDIMFLRNPRGMPNGQSIVRFNTKQDAVEGLKRDREYMGPRYIQVTRCSEEQWLAEGGLIKPDSRKRASLERARSRSPISYKSGSRSPSHEEYCVMFENLPYVVEKRDLRVLLQPVSLKDDQIIIFAQKKDDRTRSAVVVFKSLTDYCAGLAHNKEMLMNKVVYVSPISKEKMVTLLESSVDSREEGKGAKRSAEAPQSQRNNPDSQLRCLYVRNLPFDVRKVEIMDFFHGFPLSEDRVVLLRDERGAGLGEALVIFQSEKEAMTAQSLNGQRFLGSEVMLKCITMGQMQKFGVNDQLVDSPQERNFQRAEVFNDGPRFSNTQMPRDDCEMPPNLHQGYGGHDRFEPNFGRNDAFGPGPDGNGRQCYGSPDQQLDGPTCLKLVNLPSQIRIDEIYDFFYGYRVIPGSASLLYDRNGAPKRSATVAFETHREALTALQELNGRPIGTRKIQILFV is encoded by the coding sequence ATGGCTGTGGTCATCCGATTACAGGGACTCAGAATCACGGCTGGTTCTGAGGACATTCGCAATTTCTTCACTGGGCTCAGAATCCCTGATGGTGGGGTTCATATAGTTGGTGGGGAGCTTGAGGAAGCTTTCATAATATTTGCATCTGATGAAGATGCGAGACGAGCGATGACACGCTCGGGGGGCTGCATTAAGGGATCTCCCGTCAACTTGCTCCTGAGTAGCAAGTCAGAAATGCAGAGTGTTCTCGAGGAAAGCACTAGAAGGTCTGAGTTAAAAAGCAGGGGCATGTACAAGGAGGTTGTCAAAAGTCCTTCTGCGGAACGGGGTTCTCTACCATTCAATAAGGACCCGAGAGCAGACATACGAAGGCCAGATCATCAAGAGATGAGGAACAGGCCTTCTCTATCTTCATTCAATGAGACACGACACCAGAGAGAAGGGAGCGCGTCAGAGAGAGATGAGGTTTATCTGAAATTAACAGGGATGCCGTTCTCTGCGACAAAGGAAAACGTCTATAACTTTTTCGATGGGTTACAGATTGAAGACATTATGTTTTTGAGAAACCCCCGAGGAATGCCCAATGGACAGAGTATTGTGCGCTTTAATACCAAACAGGATGCAGTTGAAGGTCTGAAGAGGGATCGAGAATACATGGGACCGCGGTATATCCAAGTAACAAGATGCTCTGAGGAGCAGTGGCTGGCAGAAGGAGGTCTCATTAAACCGGACAGTCGGAAAAGAGCATCCTTAGAGCGAGCGAGATCTCGATCTCCTATTTCCTACAAGTCAGGATCACGATCGCCCTCTCATGAAGAGTACTGCGTCATGTTTGAGAATTTGCCTTAcgtggttgaaaagagagatttGAGGGTGTTACTTCAGCCGGTTTCTTTAAAAGATGATCAGATTATTATCTTTGCCCAAAAAAAGGATGATAGGACCAGATCGGCTGTTGTGGTGTTTAAAAGTCTCACAGACTATTGTGCTGGCTTGGCTCATAATAAGGAAATGTTGATGAACAAGGTAGTGTACGTGTCACCCATCTCCAAGGAGAAAATGGTCACCTTGTTGGAATCGTCTGTTGACTCGAGAGAAGAGGGAAAAGGGGCGAAACGTTCAGCGGAAGCGCCCCAGTCTCAACGAAACAATCCTGACTCGCAGTTGAGGTGTCTCTACGTGCGCAATCTCCCATTTGACGTTCGTAAGGTGGAGATCATGGACTTCTTTCATGGATTTCCGCTCTCAGAGGATAGGGTTGTCTTATTGCGGGATGAAAGAGGAGCTGGGCTCGGGGAGGCTTTGGTGATCTTCCAATCTGAGAAGGAGGCCATGACGGCACAGTCCCTAAACGGACAGAGGTTTCTTGGATCCGAAGTCATGCTTAAGTGCATAACGATGGGCCAGATGCAGAAGTTTGGCGTCAATGACCAGTTGGTGGATAGCCCACAAGAAAGGAACTTTCAGAGAGCCGAAGTTTTCAACGATGGTCCTCGTTTTTCGAACACCCAGATGCCCCGAGATGATTGTGAGATGCCGCCTAATTTGCACCAGGGTTATGGAGGTCATGATCGCTTTGAGCCTAATTTTGGCCGCAATGATGCATTTGGGCCAGGACCGGATGGTAATGGACGTCAGTGTTACGGATCACCTGACCAACAACTTGACGGTCCGACTTGTCTTAAATTGGTCAATCTACCCTCTCAGATAAGGATCGATGAGATTTATGACTTCTTCTATGGATACAGAGTGATTCCAGGTTCTGCCTCCTTGCTGTATGATAGAAATGGAGCTCCCAAACGTTCAGCAACGGTAGCTTTCGAAACCCACAGAGAGGCGCTCACTGCTCTTCAAGAATTAAATGGACGACCAATTGGCACCAGGaaaattcaaattttgtttgtgtag